AGCGCGGATGGATTTTTCTTTAACTCCGAAATGCTTGCCGAACATCCTGCCAATACAGATTCCATGTGGTACCCTCCATTTTTTTAAGGACCTGAATTTTGTACATATTATAGGTCTTTATTAGGTGCCAATCAAGTTTTCTTTTATTATGGGATCTTTCATAACGCTCGCTCCTCGTCCTTTCAATTGCAGTAACCCGCACTTTTCCAAAACAAACCATCCTCTGGATCTGAACTGAAAAATTGGTTGTACTTTTGTTTGTGCTTGTGCCTAGAATGTTCATACGTGCCTCGGGAGGAAAAGCATTGCCGGACAAGTAATGTTCGGCCAACGTCCACATCATAAAACAACTATTCGGAGAGTTTCGATGAGAATCGACCTCGGTCCCGTTACCAGGATAGAAGGCCACCTGAACGTGCAAACCACGGTGGAAAACAATGTCGTTGTCGATGCCCGTTGTATGGGGGAGATGTTCCGCGGCTTTGAGGTGATTCTGCAGGGCCGCGACCCCCTTGATTCGCAACAGATCACCCAGCGGATATGCGGCGTCTGTCCCTATGCCCACGCCATTGCATCATCTTACGCGCAGGAACAGGCTTACGGCCTGAATGTCCCGAAAAACGGCAGGATTTTCCATAACCTGATCCAGGGGGCAAACCATCTGTATGACTATCTTCTCCATTTCTATCAGCTTTCGGCCCTGGATTTTGTTGATGTCACGGCGATTCTCCAATATGGCGGTCGTGATTCCGAGCTTCTGAAGTTGAAAAGCTGGGTCCAGTCCGAACTGGCATCAGGAAAACCGTTTCCCGCAGCTCCTTTTCTCCCGAGGATTTCCGGCAGGTACATCGAAGACCGGGACCTGAACATCGGGGCTCTGAAACATTACCTTGACGCAATGGAGATTCAGAAGAAAGCCAACCGGGCCGCAGCAATATTCGGAGGGAAATTTCCCCATTCCACCGCAATTTTCCCGGGTGGATCCACCCAGGAGGCCCGCATTGATCACATCGTTTCCTATCAGGCGATCATTCAGGAAGTACGGGACTTTTATCATAATGTTTATATCCCTGATCTTGTCGCCGTGGCCCAGGGTTTTCCGGAGTATTGGAATATCGGCGCGAGCAAGGGAGGTTTTATGTCCTATGGTCTGCTGCCACTGACTTCGTCTCTTGACAGTGAACGTCTGTTCGCTTCCGGGATATTGTTGGACGGGAAAATATCGCCGGTCGATTTTCAGATGATTACCGAGGATGTGGCTTTTTCCAAGTATTCTTCAGGCAGCGGCCTCAAGGTAAAAAACTCGGAATTGATTCCTGATCCGCACAAAAAATCGGCCTATTCCTGGACCAAGGCGCCAAGATATGGTGGCCGGATGATAGAGGTCGGGCCGGCAGCAAGAGTGCTGGTTGATTATACCCGGGGGCATAACCAGAAAGTAAAAGCCCTGGTCGAAAAATTTGCCGGCATTGCCAATATCACCGCCAATCAGCTGAACTCCGTCCTTGGGAGACATCTCTGTCGGGCGATCAGCGGGGTGGTGATCGCTGATTTTCTGCTGGATGAGACGGAAAGAATTGATCACGGTCAACCGACAATGGCGGAAATCGAAATCCCGCGCAGTGGCGAAGGTTATGGGGCCACCGAGGCATCCCGGGGCGCCCTCCTGCATTACATAAAAATTGAGGACTACAAAATAGACAGGTATGCCTGTGTGGTTCCCACCACCTGGAATGCTTCCCCCCGCGATGACAATGGTAATCCCGGGGCAATGGAATCAGCGCTGATCGGAACCCGCGTTGCCAACCCGGGGGAGCAGCTGGAATCGTTGCGGATCGTCCATTCCTTTGATCCGTGCATCGCCTGTTCAGTCCACTGATACTAAGAAATTTGCGAATTTGAAATTTTTGTGCACATGCAAAGCAAACGTTTTCTACATGGTCCCGGTCATACATTCATCCGCGGCTGTGAGCTTCAGTTCTAAAGATCGAAAAGGAGCATTATGCTGGATAGACGAGATTTTTTAAGGCTTGCCGCAACTCTGACAGCCTCACTTGGCATTGGAAATCTCCCGCAGCCTGTTGCTGCCGCCTTGAAACAGATCAACCAGAAAACGATTCCCAAGCTGATCTACCTGCAGGGGCTGTCCTGTACGGGATGCTCCATTTCACTTCTCCAGGCAAGTTCGCCTTCACCTCTCTATCTCATCACAGATTATTCACAACTCGCTTTCCATGCCGATCTGTCGGCCATTTCCGGGAGAAAGGCCATTGACCTCATTGAGCGATATGTCACCGGCCAGGCGGGGGATTATTTTCTTGCCGTGGAAGGCGCCATTCCGGAGTTAATGCCGGAGGCCTGTATGATCGGCGACAAGCCATTCGCTTATTACCTTGAGCAGGCAGCTGAAACCATGGCCGGGGCCGTAGCTGTCGGGACCTGTGCCTGCGACGGCGGCATTCCGGCAGCTGAAGGGAATTTGACCGGGGCCATCGGTCTGCAGGAGTTTTACCGCAAGAGGAATATCGACAAACTGGTGGTAAATATTCGCGGCTGCTCGGTCCATCCGGATTGGGTCTGGCATACAATTACCCATCTGGTCAAAGTCGGTGTCCCCGAATTGGTAAACGGGGCTCCAAAATTGTTTTATGATCGGAAGGTCCATGACACCTGCCCCCGATATCATGCCTTTCAGGAACAGATGTTTGCTGAAAAACTCGGGGATAAGGGTTGCCTTTTCAAGCTGGGCTGTCTGGGGCCTAATACTTATGCCGATTGCTCCAGCCGGTGGTGGAATGGAGGACAGACATGGTGCATTGATACCAATGCGCCATGCATCGGGTGTGCCTCTCCCGATTTCGCCAAGAAGAAGAATTTCCCCTTTTACCGCATTTCAGAAAATCGCAAGTTGAAAATATAGGTGCGAACAATGAAGGGAACGTTCATGACAGGTCGGTCGGTTACTCTCAGGGTCATGGTTTCGGTGTTGCTTGTTTTGTTCTTTTCCCTGGTCGGCGGCACGGTCTTTCTCAGTTCTTATGTAAAGAACGCGATGACCCGTAATTATGTGGATTCGACAAAAAACATATTCAAGTCGTTTCATGAAGGGGTGAAGGGCTCTCTGGAACGAGGGCAGATGAAGAATTTTCAGAAGCTTCTCTCTCAGCAACAGGAAATTGAGGGGGTTCTTAACGTTTCCCTGTTTGATCGTACCGGCAAATTAAATATTTCCTCCACTCAAAACGGTTCTGAAAACACGATCAATCTTTCTCCGGAGTTGCTCTCAAGCAAAGAAATGGTGATTGATGTCTGGGATGATCGAATCCGGATCCTGTCACCCCAGGTAGTTGTTATGGACTGTATCCGGTGCCATCACGATTGGCAGGTCGGTGAGCAGGGAGGCGTTCTCTCTTTCAGCTATGATCT
The DNA window shown above is from Pseudomonadota bacterium and carries:
- a CDS encoding nickel-dependent hydrogenase large subunit produces the protein MRIDLGPVTRIEGHLNVQTTVENNVVVDARCMGEMFRGFEVILQGRDPLDSQQITQRICGVCPYAHAIASSYAQEQAYGLNVPKNGRIFHNLIQGANHLYDYLLHFYQLSALDFVDVTAILQYGGRDSELLKLKSWVQSELASGKPFPAAPFLPRISGRYIEDRDLNIGALKHYLDAMEIQKKANRAAAIFGGKFPHSTAIFPGGSTQEARIDHIVSYQAIIQEVRDFYHNVYIPDLVAVAQGFPEYWNIGASKGGFMSYGLLPLTSSLDSERLFASGILLDGKISPVDFQMITEDVAFSKYSSGSGLKVKNSELIPDPHKKSAYSWTKAPRYGGRMIEVGPAARVLVDYTRGHNQKVKALVEKFAGIANITANQLNSVLGRHLCRAISGVVIADFLLDETERIDHGQPTMAEIEIPRSGEGYGATEASRGALLHYIKIEDYKIDRYACVVPTTWNASPRDDNGNPGAMESALIGTRVANPGEQLESLRIVHSFDPCIACSVH
- a CDS encoding hydrogenase small subunit, translated to MLDRRDFLRLAATLTASLGIGNLPQPVAAALKQINQKTIPKLIYLQGLSCTGCSISLLQASSPSPLYLITDYSQLAFHADLSAISGRKAIDLIERYVTGQAGDYFLAVEGAIPELMPEACMIGDKPFAYYLEQAAETMAGAVAVGTCACDGGIPAAEGNLTGAIGLQEFYRKRNIDKLVVNIRGCSVHPDWVWHTITHLVKVGVPELVNGAPKLFYDRKVHDTCPRYHAFQEQMFAEKLGDKGCLFKLGCLGPNTYADCSSRWWNGGQTWCIDTNAPCIGCASPDFAKKKNFPFYRISENRKLKI